From Ndongobacter massiliensis:
CCGTGCGCAGCGCAAATTTTCCGTGGACGCGGGGGAAATCCGCTATTCCCTTTTAGCGGTCAAGAGTGTGGGCACCGGCTTGGTGGCAGCGACCCTTGCGGCGCGCGAAAAGGGCGGGGCATTTCAAACCTTGGACGAGTATCTGCAGCGCGTATTGGAAGTCGATACGACGTGCTTGAACCGCAAGGCGGTGGAGAATTTAATCAAGGCGGGCGCTTTCGATGCGATGGGCACGCGTGCAGGTCTTATCCGCCAGCTGGAATTTTCCATTGATTCCGTCCAGCGGCGCCGTCGCACCAATGTTGCGGGGCAAACGTCGATGTTCGGCGCAATCGAAGAGGTTGCACCGTCTGCGCCGTCAAGTAGCGAATTTCGAAAAGAACAACTCTTGGCCTATGAAAAAGAGGTATTGGGTATTTACCTGTCGGATCATCCGTTTCGTCCGTATGAGGCGGTCGCACAGCGGCTCGCAAATTTCACGATCGGTGCATGGATTGCCGAGGAACACGCGGAAACCTTGGACGGACGGCGCGTGCGCATGGCCGGATTGGTGCGTTCGGTGCAGCCGAAATTGACCAAAAAGAATCAGCGCATGTGCTTTTTCAACCTGGAAGATACCTACGGATCGATGGAAGCGGTGGTGTTTCCAAAGGTTTATGAGCGTGTCCACGACCTACTTACGGAGGATGAACCGGTGCTGCTCGATGGCCGATTGCAGATTTCCGATGTGCAGGGTGCAAAAATTCTCGTCGATGGGGTAAAAAGTATACGGAATGCGGCAACGGAGGAGCCGATGAGCGTGCTGTATTTGCGCATGGCCCGGGAGGCGAATCGGTATGCAGCGGTGCGTGCGTGCTTGCTGCGGCATCCCGGGAAAAGTCCCGTGCGCATTTATTTCTCCGATGTAAAGCAGACGGTGTCGATGGCGGCGCGGTTTGCGGTGCGCGCGGAAGCGCCTTTGATTGAAGAATTGACGACTTTACTAGGCCGTGATAATGTAGTCATCCGGCAACGAGAACCGGTGGAGGAGGATGCATGAAAACCATAGGGATGTTGACATCAGGAGGGGATGCTCCGGGTATGAATGCGGCGATACGGGCGGTTGCCCGCGCCGCTTTTGCGCGGGGAATGCGCGTAAAAGGCATTCGCTTCGGCTATGACGGGCTGATGGCGGGCGACATTTACGAAATGAATGTCTCCAGTGTTGCCGATATTATTCAAAAGGGCGGTACCATTTTGGGATCGGCGCGGAGCACCGAATTTTGCACGCCACAAGGGCAGAAGAAGGCCGTACAGATTTTACAGGACTTCGGTGTGGAAGGGCTGGTCGTGCTCGGTGGCGACGGCTCGTTCCAGGGAGCGAACGCCCTGCATCGTCTCGGCATTAAAACCATCGGAATTCCCTGCACCATTGACAACGATATGGGTTATACCGACTACACGATCGGTTTTCATACGGCGGTGGAAACCGTCATCGAATCCATTGGAAAACTGCGCGACACATCCAGTTCCCACAGTCGCGCGAATATCATCGAGGTCATGGGGCGCAATTGTGGAGATATCGCGCTCTATGCGGGCATTGCGGGCGGCGCGGAGAGCATCATCGTGCCGGAACATGAATTTTCCATGGATCGCATTGTGGATAAAATTCGACGCGGACGCAAGCGCGGCAAGCGGCACCACATCATTGTCGTTGCCGAAGGCGTCGGAAACCCGTACGCCATTCGCGAGCGCATTGAAGAAGAAACCGGTGTGGAGACAAAAATTACCATCTTAGGGCATGTCCAGCGCGGCGGTGCGCCAAGTTTTACGGATGCAAAATTGGGTTGCCAGATGGGCCACAAGGCGGTGACCCTTTTGCAGAGCGGTACCAGTTCCGTTGCCATAGGCGTGCGGGGAAAAAAGATCTTTACCATGCCTATAACCGAAGCCATTGCCGTTCCGCATGTATTGGATGAGGAACTGTATGAGATGGCGGATGAATTGTCCAGCTGAGGAGGAAAGTATGGAAGTGATGAAAAAGACGAAAATTGTTTGTACGATCGGTCCGGCTTCCGAAAGTGAGGAGATTCTGACGAAGCTGGTCCAGGAAGGCATGAATGTCGCGCGGCTGAATTTTTCGCACGGCACGCATGAAGAGCACAAAAAGAAGATCGAAACGCTGCGTCGCGTGCGTGAAAAGTTGGGCGTCCCGCTGGCGATTGCACTCGACACCAAGGGACCGGAGATTCGCCTCGGAACCTTTGTAGAGGGTCCGATTCAGATTCGCCGCGGCGACAAGCTCACGCTGACGACGCGCGACGTCCCGGGAACTAAGGATATTGTGCACATATCCTATGCCGGTCTGCCGCAGGATGTGGTGGCGGGCACGCGCATTCTGATCGACGACGGGCTGGTCGAGTTTGTCGTGGAGCGCGTCGAAAACGGGACGGATATTGTCTGCGAGGCGCAGAATTTCGGAGAAATTTCGGATCGCAAGGGCGTAAATGTGCCCTCGACGAATATCAAATTGCCGGCAATTACGGAGAGCGATCTTTCGGACATTTTGTTCGGTATCGATATGGGCGTCGATTTTATCTTTGCCTCTTTTATCCGCACGGCGGAAGATGTGTTACATATCCGAAAAATCTTAGAGGAAAATGGCGGATCGGACATCCACATCTACGCAAAAATCGAATCTGCCCAAGGGGTGGCGAATCTGGATTCCATCCTGGAAGCGGTGGACGGATTGATGGTGGCGCGCGGCGATTTGGGCGTGGAGATTCCGACGCAGGAAGTGCCGCTCGTACAAAAAGAAATCATACGCAAGTCGAATTTGGCGGGCAAACCGGTCATCACGGCGACACAGATGCTGGATTCGATGACGCGTAATCCGCGACCGACGCGCGCGGAAGTCAATGACGTTGCCAATGCCATTTTGGACGGCTCCGACGCCATTATGCTGTCGGGCGAAACGGCCGCCGGCAAATACCCGGTGCAGGCGGTGCGCCAGATGAACACGATTGCACGCACGACCGAAGCATCCGTCGATTTCCGCAAATCCGTTGCCAACCGGGAAACGTGGATGGAGCGAGAGACTTCCAGCGCCATTGCACTGTCCACCTGCCGCATAGCGGCGGCATTGGAAACCAAAGCCATTGTGACGGCGACGGCTTCCGGGTATACGTCTCGTCAGATTTCAAAGTTTCGTCCCGCTGCGACGATTATTGCGGCCACGCCGCGCGAAGATGTGGCGCGCAAGCTGTCCATCTGCTGGGGCGTCTGCCCGGTCCTTTCTGTGGACTCCGAGCATACGGATGAACTGATCGAGCGTTCCATCTATGCGGCGATGCAAACGGGTTATGTCTCGGAAGGCGATCAGATTGTATTAACCGCCGGCATTCCCGTCGGGCAGGGGCAGAGCACGAATATGATCAAGGTGCACACCATCGGCGACATTTTGTTGGTCGGCACCGGATTGGGCCGCCGTAGCGTTGCGGGAAAAGTCTGTATCGGCAGCACCGCGGAGGAGCTCAAACCGATTTTTGAGGACGGTGACATTCTCGTTGCCGCCTACACCGATGCGGATTTGGTGGGCTACATCGACCGTGCCTCCGGCCTCATCGTCGAGGAAGGCGGTCTGACCTCGCATGCTGCTGTGGTAGCGTTGCACTACAACAAACCGGCAATTATTGGGGCGGAAAAAGCGACGCAGGTGTTGAAACAAGGCGATCTCGTCACCATTGATGCGATTTCAGGCTTGGTTTACGCGGGGAAGGCGCAAGTGATTTGACGGATGAGTGCTTTCTGTGAATTGACTTCGAGTGAAAGAGATATAGAAAAAAATTGAGGTGTGCCATGCAGGAAAATCAAAAAAACGAACTCAATGAGATGCTGCGCTATGAACCGTCGCGCTATCTGGACGATTTCCATCTCGCCGGGTTTGCGTATTATGACGGATTAGAAATAATTGACGAGTTGAAATTGGGACGGGAAGTGCGGCTGGTGAAGGAATTGGGGAATCCCTATGATGAAAAAGCGGTTGCCATTTACTACGGCGATAAAAAGCTCGGCTATATTCCCGCGAGCCACAATTCGATGATTTCCACGCTCCTGTACTACGGACATGGCGATATCTTTGAGGCGAAAATTCAAATGCTCAACACGGAAAATCATCCGGAACGACAATTGCGCGTCGTGGTGAAGGTGCGCGACAATCGCGATCGGGGATGAGAAAAATCGGTACAAAAAAGGCGGCTGTGTCAGAGGAGTGCGGCATCTGATATGGCCGCCTTTTTTGCATTTGAATCTAAAGATAAAGAATTCGCAGGTAGTATTCCAATAAAAACAGGTCATCGTGATTTTCCAAGGAACACTCAATCAAGGACTCTACTTTCTCTAAGCGATATTGTAAGGATTGCCGGTGGATGTGCAGTCTGCGTGCGGTGAGGCTGCGATTATAGTTTGATTGAATATACACTTGTAAAGTTTGAATCAAATTCATTCCTTCTTCATTAAAACGGAGATTATCACGAATGGGTGATAGAAAGCTTTCCGCTTGCTGTTGTATTTCCGCTAAAGAGTTGTTTTGAAACAAAAGATTGGAAATACGACTTTCTTTATAACTAGATCGTGTCCGTTTTACATGGAGACCAAATTCCAGTGCCATTTTTGCTTTTTTGTACTGAGCGGCAAAGTCGTTTTTTTGGGGCGTCGGCTCGCCAATGCCCCAAAAGATTGCATATTTTGGGTAGATTTTCTTTATTTCGGCTTCCAGAAAGTCCAATAAATGATTGAGCCGGACAAAATCAACCGGCACATAGAGAAGAAAAGCGTCTTCTTTTATCCCTAAAAGAGGTTCAATTTTTTTCGACTTTGTCAGCTTCAAAAGTAAATTTTCAATATCCAAAAGATTATGCGCCTCTAAAAGTTGATCGGTTGGCTTATTCGCCACTGATTGATTGAGAATTTTGAACAAAACACAAAGGAACGGACGGTTCAAACGGAAGCCGAGCGTAACGCCTTGCTGTAAAAGGGAAGTCAAGTTGCTTCCCGTGGTGTCGGCTAATTTTGCAACATAATCATTTTTGATGCGCAGAGCAGTAAGATTAATGACTTTTTCTTTATTAAACCATAATGAAAGGGGAATATTGAGGTAACTTTCAAAGAGATATTCAAGTGCGGCGGGATCTTTTGCCGAAGCGATGCGTAAATAGCCGTAGACGTAGCCGTCCACACGAATCGTATATTCCTGAAAAGGAGAATATTTATAGGTTTCTATACTGAAAATTTCCTGTTTGTCTCGATTTAGAATGATGAGGTCTTCGTGAAGATATTCTGCAATAAAAGAGATTGCTTTTTCCAATGGTTTTTCTTTGAAAAAGAGTTGTAAGAGTCCATGCTGTAATTCTGCATATTTTTCAGCCTCTTTTTTCTTTTCTTCTTGGAGACGATCCGTTACAAGCTTAATTATCGTTGAAAAATGTAATTTCCAGGGAAGTAAAATCACGGGCATGCCATGCGTATTGGCATAATCCAGTAGGAACTGGGGGATGCTGCGTTCTTTGTCTTGAAATGAAAGAAGAAGTGCAGCAGGTTCGGAACGATAGACATCCATGAAAAAGTCGTGAAAACTTTGTGCATCGTTACAATTCAAGGCCGTGGAGAGAACAACATCACCCGCGTGAATAAAGTCTTCCACAGGGGGTTCAATAACGGAAATGTATTTGATCTCAAATTTAGAGAGATCAAGATCGGGGGTCAGAAGCGTTGCATTTTCCATCAATTTTAATTCTAATAAATCGCAGACAGTAAACATGGGGGCTCCTTTCTCAATAGAGCATATGACAATTTGCTATACAAATAGGGGCAAAGCATCTAATAGATTGTATGTTGAAAACGATTTGCTCCGATTATACCATGAAACTAAAGAAAAAATAGGAGGGAAATTATGGGAATCAATACAGACTTATTGCATAAACATCAACTGCATGCAAAACT
This genomic window contains:
- the pfkA gene encoding 6-phosphofructokinase, yielding MKTIGMLTSGGDAPGMNAAIRAVARAAFARGMRVKGIRFGYDGLMAGDIYEMNVSSVADIIQKGGTILGSARSTEFCTPQGQKKAVQILQDFGVEGLVVLGGDGSFQGANALHRLGIKTIGIPCTIDNDMGYTDYTIGFHTAVETVIESIGKLRDTSSSHSRANIIEVMGRNCGDIALYAGIAGGAESIIVPEHEFSMDRIVDKIRRGRKRGKRHHIIVVAEGVGNPYAIRERIEEETGVETKITILGHVQRGGAPSFTDAKLGCQMGHKAVTLLQSGTSSVAIGVRGKKIFTMPITEAIAVPHVLDEELYEMADELSS
- the pyk gene encoding pyruvate kinase, giving the protein MKKTKIVCTIGPASESEEILTKLVQEGMNVARLNFSHGTHEEHKKKIETLRRVREKLGVPLAIALDTKGPEIRLGTFVEGPIQIRRGDKLTLTTRDVPGTKDIVHISYAGLPQDVVAGTRILIDDGLVEFVVERVENGTDIVCEAQNFGEISDRKGVNVPSTNIKLPAITESDLSDILFGIDMGVDFIFASFIRTAEDVLHIRKILEENGGSDIHIYAKIESAQGVANLDSILEAVDGLMVARGDLGVEIPTQEVPLVQKEIIRKSNLAGKPVITATQMLDSMTRNPRPTRAEVNDVANAILDGSDAIMLSGETAAGKYPVQAVRQMNTIARTTEASVDFRKSVANRETWMERETSSAIALSTCRIAAALETKAIVTATASGYTSRQISKFRPAATIIAATPREDVARKLSICWGVCPVLSVDSEHTDELIERSIYAAMQTGYVSEGDQIVLTAGIPVGQGQSTNMIKVHTIGDILLVGTGLGRRSVAGKVCIGSTAEELKPIFEDGDILVAAYTDADLVGYIDRASGLIVEEGGLTSHAAVVALHYNKPAIIGAEKATQVLKQGDLVTIDAISGLVYAGKAQVI
- a CDS encoding HIRAN domain-containing protein — encoded protein: MQENQKNELNEMLRYEPSRYLDDFHLAGFAYYDGLEIIDELKLGREVRLVKELGNPYDEKAVAIYYGDKKLGYIPASHNSMISTLLYYGHGDIFEAKIQMLNTENHPERQLRVVVKVRDNRDRG
- a CDS encoding PucR family transcriptional regulator, with translation MFTVCDLLELKLMENATLLTPDLDLSKFEIKYISVIEPPVEDFIHAGDVVLSTALNCNDAQSFHDFFMDVYRSEPAALLLSFQDKERSIPQFLLDYANTHGMPVILLPWKLHFSTIIKLVTDRLQEEKKKEAEKYAELQHGLLQLFFKEKPLEKAISFIAEYLHEDLIILNRDKQEIFSIETYKYSPFQEYTIRVDGYVYGYLRIASAKDPAALEYLFESYLNIPLSLWFNKEKVINLTALRIKNDYVAKLADTTGSNLTSLLQQGVTLGFRLNRPFLCVLFKILNQSVANKPTDQLLEAHNLLDIENLLLKLTKSKKIEPLLGIKEDAFLLYVPVDFVRLNHLLDFLEAEIKKIYPKYAIFWGIGEPTPQKNDFAAQYKKAKMALEFGLHVKRTRSSYKESRISNLLFQNNSLAEIQQQAESFLSPIRDNLRFNEEGMNLIQTLQVYIQSNYNRSLTARRLHIHRQSLQYRLEKVESLIECSLENHDDLFLLEYYLRILYL